From Pararhodobacter zhoushanensis, the proteins below share one genomic window:
- a CDS encoding SDR family NAD(P)-dependent oxidoreductase, with the protein MQGIQGAVAVVTGAAQGNGRAIALGLAAAGAKVACCDVQGDAVRELAARDHRRRRAGHRPDAGRHRPRLLRGGGAGGCRRPWERGDSGQ; encoded by the coding sequence ATGCAAGGAATTCAGGGCGCCGTCGCGGTGGTGACAGGGGCTGCGCAGGGCAATGGACGCGCGATTGCGCTGGGTCTGGCCGCCGCGGGCGCGAAGGTTGCGTGCTGCGATGTGCAGGGCGACGCGGTGCGCGAACTGGCTGCCCGAGATCATCGCCGAAGGCGGGCAGGCCATCGGCCTGACGCTGGACGTCACCGACCCCGGCTCTTGCGCGGCGGCGGCGCAGGCGGTTGCAGACGGCCTTGGGAACGCGGCGATTCTGGTCAATAA
- a CDS encoding cupin domain-containing protein codes for MELGVTPQSDAIGGKSWNVVGHTYTPKLHSPNVFIWHAQVPDGTFVPPHIHPTQDEWIYMLTGNLEVEFGGDVHKAGPGDTIRMPMGIAHGIFNRSGAEATCVFGVAPARKLFDLFGKLDGVTDPAELVRLSALYEVDFLPPPDAG; via the coding sequence ATGGAACTTGGAGTCACGCCACAAAGCGACGCAATCGGCGGTAAAAGCTGGAACGTCGTCGGCCATACCTACACCCCCAAACTGCACAGCCCCAACGTGTTCATCTGGCACGCGCAGGTGCCGGACGGCACCTTCGTGCCGCCCCATATCCACCCGACGCAGGACGAGTGGATCTATATGCTGACCGGCAACCTTGAGGTCGAATTCGGCGGCGACGTGCACAAGGCAGGCCCCGGCGACACGATCAGGATGCCGATGGGTATCGCGCATGGCATCTTCAACCGCTCAGGCGCCGAGGCCACCTGCGTCTTTGGCGTGGCCCCGGCGCGCAAGCTCTTCGATCTGTTCGGCAAGCTTGACGGCGTGACCGATCCGGCTGAACTGGTGCGGCTGTCTGCGCTTTATGAGGTGGACTTCCTGCCGCCCCCGGACGCGGGCTGA
- a CDS encoding MaoC family dehydratase gives MILPNWEDAMILEDLKTRIGQELGVSRWHLLDQSRIDRFADVTEDWQDIHVDPVAAAQTAFGGTIAHGFLSLSMISVMLYDVWADLAIADMGTGVNYGCDRLRFLAPVRSGTRIRGRFVLADVVEKRPGQYLLHTDIRVEAEGSERPVLAARWLSLIYRKG, from the coding sequence TTGATCCTTCCCAACTGGGAGGACGCGATGATTCTGGAGGATCTGAAGACCCGCATCGGGCAGGAACTGGGTGTCTCGCGCTGGCATCTGCTCGATCAGTCGCGCATCGACCGCTTTGCCGATGTGACCGAGGATTGGCAGGACATCCACGTCGATCCCGTCGCCGCCGCGCAGACCGCGTTCGGCGGCACCATTGCGCACGGGTTCCTGTCGCTGTCGATGATCTCGGTGATGCTGTATGACGTCTGGGCCGATCTGGCGATCGCGGACATGGGCACTGGCGTGAATTACGGCTGCGACCGGCTGCGGTTTCTGGCCCCGGTGCGCAGCGGTACGCGGATACGGGGCCGGTTTGTGCTGGCGGATGTGGTCGAAAAGCGGCCCGGCCAGTACCTCTTGCACACTGACATCAGGGTCGAGGCCGAGGGCAGTGAGCGCCCGGTGCTGGCGGCGCGCTGGCTGAGCCTGATCTACCGCAAGGGTTAA
- a CDS encoding flavin-containing monooxygenase: MVERKIVAVIGGGISGLAAAKAFDEKGHRVLGYERSADFGGVWELSRSYPDVQTQSPKELYCYTDLPMPAEYPEWPKGPQVHAYLHAYAAKHRLARLFRLNTAVTSMDRRADGKPGWTLTLDAGGQEWTQDVDFVAICTGQFSEKNIISHPGQDSFVKAGGKVMHSSDYTDPSICAGASVVVLGGSKSATDIAVNAVKNGAKQVTLVYRENVWRIPYYVGGINFKNLLYMRAQEMQFNGWGRGPVKKLVEAITKPLVWANFRGLETLLKLQLGLKKHNMVPTIPIEKDVSCSVPIVTPGLFEALNAGTIKPVIGTYDHYDGKKLTLTTGEVIDCDVSVLAVGWKLGIPYLPQAYRDKLIEGDGQYRVYRLAVNPDLPDMGFVGFNSSFCTVLSAEMVANWLVRYADGQLANQPSDTQMVQNIDQMLHWKRNERPAAQIYGGLCSAPFHFHHFDELLQDMGARQWKRSNPLAETFSPPDAAAYGRFLATTPQYHAG, translated from the coding sequence ATGGTTGAACGCAAAATCGTGGCCGTCATCGGCGGCGGCATCAGCGGGCTGGCTGCTGCCAAGGCCTTTGACGAAAAGGGCCACCGCGTGCTGGGCTATGAGCGCAGCGCGGATTTCGGCGGGGTATGGGAACTGTCACGCTCGTACCCTGACGTGCAGACGCAATCGCCCAAGGAGCTCTATTGCTACACCGATCTGCCGATGCCTGCCGAGTATCCCGAATGGCCCAAAGGCCCGCAGGTCCACGCCTATCTGCATGCCTATGCCGCCAAGCACAGGCTGGCGCGGCTGTTCCGGCTGAACACGGCGGTGACATCCATGGACCGGCGCGCCGATGGCAAGCCCGGCTGGACCCTGACGCTGGACGCGGGCGGGCAGGAATGGACGCAGGACGTTGATTTCGTGGCGATCTGCACCGGGCAGTTTTCGGAAAAGAACATCATCAGCCACCCGGGACAGGACAGCTTCGTTAAGGCGGGCGGCAAGGTCATGCACTCGTCCGACTATACCGATCCGTCGATCTGCGCGGGCGCGAGCGTCGTCGTGCTGGGCGGGTCGAAATCGGCCACCGACATCGCGGTCAACGCGGTGAAGAACGGCGCAAAACAGGTGACGCTGGTCTACCGCGAGAACGTCTGGCGCATCCCGTATTACGTCGGCGGCATCAACTTCAAGAACCTGCTCTACATGCGCGCGCAGGAGATGCAGTTCAACGGCTGGGGCCGCGGGCCGGTCAAGAAGCTGGTCGAGGCGATCACCAAGCCCTTGGTCTGGGCCAATTTTCGCGGGCTGGAAACGCTGCTCAAGCTGCAACTGGGGCTGAAAAAGCACAACATGGTGCCGACGATTCCCATTGAAAAGGACGTGTCCTGCTCGGTCCCCATCGTCACGCCGGGGCTGTTCGAGGCGCTGAATGCGGGCACGATCAAGCCGGTGATCGGCACCTATGACCACTACGACGGCAAGAAACTGACGCTGACCACGGGCGAGGTGATTGACTGTGATGTGTCGGTGCTGGCCGTCGGCTGGAAGCTGGGCATCCCCTATCTGCCGCAAGCCTACCGCGACAAGCTGATCGAGGGTGACGGCCAGTATCGCGTCTACCGGCTGGCGGTGAATCCTGACCTGCCCGACATGGGCTTTGTCGGTTTCAACTCCAGCTTCTGCACGGTGCTGTCGGCCGAGATGGTCGCCAACTGGCTGGTGCGTTATGCTGACGGGCAGCTGGCCAACCAGCCCTCGGACACGCAGATGGTGCAGAACATCGACCAGATGCTGCACTGGAAGCGCAATGAGCGTCCCGCCGCGCAGATCTATGGCGGGCTGTGCTCGGCCCCGTTCCACTTTCACCATTTCGACGAGCTGCTGCAGGACATGGGCGCGCGCCAGTGGAAACGCAGCAACCCGCTTGCCGAAACCTTCTCGCCACCGGATGCTGCCGCCTATGGCCGCTTTCTGGCGACCACGCCGCAGTATCACGCAGGCTGA
- a CDS encoding AraC family transcriptional regulator has translation MHSPELLAAYPVLRTRDLDAARAAVSQRYCDHRLTLPQGRALDVRHNHVRGTNLSLNLLGYGGDVGIDPGQLRDFYLLQLPLAGAARIQHRGYEVDASPARGTIISPDRPTRMEWRGDCVKLMVQIDRAFLNRVAEDDLGIPLPGPIRFDPAVDLTREAGRTLKTLTLAMARAIDAGTLSVERQSLRQMSVEHEIARMLLELQPSNISHLMDRAATRVAPRQLRRAIAFIHEAYAEELRLEDIAAAADAHPRTLQIAFKAALGMTPMSYLRKVRLDMARYRLSARVVTESVTDVAFGCGYTHLGRFARDYRAQFGHSPSVRG, from the coding sequence ATGCACAGCCCCGAGCTTCTTGCCGCTTACCCTGTCCTGCGGACCCGCGATCTGGACGCGGCGCGGGCGGCTGTGTCACAGCGTTACTGCGATCACCGGCTGACCCTGCCGCAGGGCCGCGCGCTCGATGTGCGCCACAACCACGTGCGCGGCACGAACCTGTCGCTGAACCTGCTGGGTTATGGCGGCGACGTCGGGATTGATCCCGGGCAGTTGCGCGACTTCTATCTGTTGCAGCTGCCGCTGGCCGGGGCGGCGCGCATTCAGCACCGCGGGTATGAGGTCGACGCCAGTCCCGCGCGCGGGACGATCATCAGCCCTGACCGGCCGACGCGGATGGAATGGCGGGGCGATTGCGTCAAGCTGATGGTGCAGATCGACCGCGCGTTCCTCAACCGCGTGGCCGAGGACGATCTGGGCATCCCGCTGCCCGGTCCGATCCGCTTTGACCCGGCGGTGGACCTGACGCGCGAGGCGGGGCGCACGCTGAAAACCCTGACGCTGGCCATGGCCCGCGCGATTGATGCGGGCACGCTGTCGGTCGAGCGGCAAAGCCTGCGCCAGATGAGCGTCGAACACGAGATCGCGCGCATGTTGCTGGAACTGCAGCCCAGCAACATCAGCCATCTGATGGACCGCGCGGCAACCCGCGTCGCCCCGCGCCAGTTGCGCCGGGCGATTGCGTTCATCCACGAGGCTTATGCAGAAGAGCTGCGGCTTGAGGACATCGCCGCCGCCGCCGACGCCCATCCGCGCACCCTGCAGATCGCCTTCAAAGCGGCGCTGGGCATGACGCCGATGTCCTATCTGCGCAAGGTGCGGCTGGACATGGCGCGCTACCGGCTGTCGGCGCGGGTGGTGACCGAGAGCGTGACAGACGTCGCCTTTGGCTGCGGCTACACGCATCTGGGTCGGTTTGCGCGCGATTACCGCGCGCAATTCGGGCATTCGCCCAGTGTGAGGGGCTGA
- a CDS encoding TRAP transporter large permease: MEHIWPAFMLIGLIAGIFTGYPVAFVLAGIGIIFSFLNGIPILFLSMGVQRIYSGTLTNWLLVAIPLFVFMGLMLERSGIAERLMRSLASLFRSTPGGYAFSVMIIGVIMAASTGIIGASVVMMGMMSLPAMREAKYDMKLASGLIASSGTLGILLPPSIMLIILGDQLRVSVGDLFMAAIVPGLVLSGLYFLYIGGVAIFAPHRVPAPEKVEKTSLGQTVWALTRDLVAPLVLILSVLGTIIAGVATPTESAAIGAAGALILALLSGNLKLPTLGGALYETTKTTAMIVFVMIGASIFSVVFRRLGGDAMILDLFNIHETSPHAVLFMIMLLVFILGFFLDWVEITAVVVPIVAPIVAQLDFGLPGDQVMIWFAIALAVNLQTSFLTPPFGYALFYLRGVAPDLPISTIYRGVIPFVIIQITALLLVIFYPAIALWLPIALR, encoded by the coding sequence ATGGAACATATCTGGCCCGCCTTCATGCTCATCGGCCTGATCGCCGGAATTTTCACCGGCTATCCGGTGGCCTTTGTGCTGGCAGGCATCGGCATCATCTTCTCGTTCCTGAACGGCATTCCGATCCTGTTCCTGTCGATGGGCGTGCAGCGGATCTATTCGGGCACGCTGACCAACTGGCTCTTGGTGGCGATCCCGCTCTTTGTGTTCATGGGATTGATGCTGGAACGCTCGGGCATCGCCGAGCGCCTGATGCGCTCGCTTGCCTCGCTGTTTCGCTCGACGCCGGGTGGCTATGCGTTTTCGGTGATGATCATCGGCGTGATCATGGCCGCTTCGACCGGGATCATCGGCGCTTCGGTGGTGATGATGGGGATGATGTCCCTGCCCGCCATGCGCGAGGCGAAATACGACATGAAGCTGGCCAGCGGGCTCATTGCCTCGTCCGGCACGCTGGGTATCCTGCTGCCGCCGTCGATCATGCTGATCATCCTCGGCGACCAGTTGCGCGTGTCTGTGGGCGATCTGTTCATGGCCGCCATCGTGCCGGGTCTGGTGCTGTCGGGGCTGTATTTCCTCTATATCGGCGGCGTGGCGATCTTTGCCCCGCACCGCGTGCCTGCGCCCGAGAAGGTTGAGAAGACCAGCCTTGGCCAGACGGTCTGGGCCCTGACGCGCGATCTGGTGGCCCCGCTTGTGCTGATCCTGTCCGTTCTGGGCACGATCATCGCCGGTGTCGCCACCCCGACCGAATCCGCCGCCATCGGCGCGGCGGGCGCGCTGATCCTTGCGCTGCTGTCGGGCAATCTGAAGCTGCCGACACTGGGCGGCGCGCTCTATGAAACGACCAAGACCACGGCGATGATCGTCTTCGTGATGATCGGCGCGTCGATCTTTTCGGTCGTGTTCCGGCGGTTGGGCGGGGATGCGATGATCCTCGATCTGTTCAACATCCACGAGACCAGCCCGCACGCCGTCCTCTTCATGATCATGCTTTTGGTGTTCATTCTGGGCTTTTTCCTCGACTGGGTGGAAATCACCGCCGTCGTGGTGCCCATCGTCGCCCCGATCGTCGCGCAGCTTGATTTCGGGCTGCCGGGTGATCAGGTGATGATCTGGTTCGCCATTGCGCTGGCCGTGAACCTGCAAACCAGCTTTTTGACGCCGCCCTTCGGCTATGCGCTGTTCTACCTGCGCGGCGTCGCGCCCGATCTGCCGATCTCGACGATCTATCGTGGCGTTATTCCTTTCGTGATCATCCAGATCACCGCGCTGTTGCTGGTGATCTTCTACCCTGCCATCGCGCTCTGGCTTCCCATCGCGTTGCGCTGA
- a CDS encoding TRAP transporter small permease subunit, which produces MPVFFKHVMAVLCWPARWVSWLTLPLIVTILVSVVLAKMGQNSLLAWDNPIPVLGRGLTVNSLFDVQWYIFALLVLFGGVWALRDDRHVSVDFLSLMMSPRQRLWVRMLGDLFFLLPFCVIIAWYGWNFAGVAWRTAEASTQGGLNSRWLIKAVVPLSFGMLALLGLTRAIGTAIQLAKGDLTEDIR; this is translated from the coding sequence ATGCCGGTATTCTTCAAACATGTGATGGCCGTTCTGTGCTGGCCCGCGCGCTGGGTCAGCTGGCTGACCCTGCCGCTGATCGTGACGATCCTGGTATCGGTGGTGTTGGCCAAGATGGGTCAGAACTCGCTGTTGGCGTGGGACAATCCGATCCCGGTGCTGGGTCGCGGACTGACGGTGAACAGCCTGTTTGACGTGCAATGGTACATTTTTGCGCTGCTGGTGCTGTTTGGCGGGGTCTGGGCCCTGCGCGATGACCGTCACGTATCGGTCGATTTCCTGTCGCTGATGATGTCGCCCCGCCAACGGCTGTGGGTGCGCATGCTGGGCGATCTGTTTTTCCTTCTGCCCTTCTGCGTGATCATTGCCTGGTATGGCTGGAACTTTGCCGGTGTCGCCTGGCGCACGGCCGAGGCTTCGACCCAAGGCGGGCTCAACAGCCGCTGGCTGATCAAGGCCGTGGTGCCGCTGTCGTTTGGCATGCTCGCCCTGCTGGGGCTGACCCGCGCCATCGGCACAGCGATCCAGCTGGCCAAGGGCGACCTGACCGAGGACATCCGCTAA
- a CDS encoding TRAP transporter substrate-binding protein → MSKFTKLPVLAAAALAAASGVANAQTFDLQSVFGLNVPSIGPSPQLWAARVNEMTDGAVTINVHGAGDFVPPFEVFGAVSSGALQMGFDWIGYWAQQIPVANLIGSMPFGPTPDIALGWMFQGGGLEIIQRAYDPFNVKVLPCHLVGAEAGGWFNREINTPADLQGLNMRIAGLGGMAMARLGANTQLVPAGEIFLSLETGRIDAAEFSAPQLDVGFGFQRVTQYYYFPGWHQPSSWDSVIINMDVWNGLDERTQNIMTEACQANIAYNLGDQVNSQAAAIATIREAGTDVRRFPEEVLVALREASDEVLDEQAAQDPIFAEALASLRAYMDSVGEWSTLQALPAR, encoded by the coding sequence ATGTCAAAATTTACCAAGCTGCCAGTTCTGGCAGCAGCCGCGCTTGCCGCGGCATCGGGTGTTGCCAACGCGCAAACCTTTGATCTGCAAAGCGTCTTCGGCCTGAACGTGCCGTCGATCGGCCCCAGCCCGCAACTGTGGGCCGCGCGCGTCAATGAGATGACCGACGGTGCCGTGACCATCAACGTGCATGGCGCGGGCGATTTCGTGCCGCCGTTCGAAGTGTTCGGCGCGGTCAGCTCGGGCGCTCTGCAAATGGGCTTCGACTGGATCGGCTACTGGGCGCAACAGATCCCGGTCGCCAACCTGATCGGCTCGATGCCCTTCGGCCCGACCCCGGATATCGCGCTGGGCTGGATGTTCCAGGGCGGCGGTCTGGAGATCATCCAGCGCGCCTATGATCCGTTCAACGTGAAGGTTCTGCCCTGCCATCTGGTCGGTGCTGAAGCGGGCGGCTGGTTCAACCGCGAGATCAACACCCCCGCCGACCTGCAGGGCCTGAACATGCGCATCGCTGGCCTGGGCGGCATGGCCATGGCGCGTCTGGGGGCCAACACCCAGCTGGTTCCGGCTGGCGAGATCTTCCTGTCGCTGGAAACCGGGCGCATCGACGCGGCTGAGTTCTCGGCTCCGCAGCTTGATGTGGGCTTCGGCTTTCAGCGCGTGACGCAATACTACTACTTCCCGGGCTGGCACCAGCCGTCGAGCTGGGACAGCGTCATCATCAACATGGACGTCTGGAACGGCCTTGACGAGCGCACCCAGAACATCATGACCGAGGCCTGCCAGGCCAACATCGCCTACAACCTTGGCGATCAGGTCAACAGCCAGGCCGCCGCCATCGCGACGATCCGCGAAGCCGGCACCGATGTGCGCCGCTTCCCCGAAGAGGTGCTGGTCGCCCTGCGCGAGGCGTCGGACGAAGTGCTCGACGAGCAGGCCGCGCAAGACCCGATCTTCGCCGAGGCGCTGGCCTCGCTGCGCGCCTACATGGACAGCGTCGGCGAATGGAGCACGCTGCAGGCTCTTCCCGCGCGCTGA
- a CDS encoding IclR family transcriptional regulator — protein sequence MDAAGEKQGKAQRGIRSLETAGAILRAMAEATGPLKLRDLAESVDVAPAQLHPYLVSLRAMRMVEQTDTGLYGLGPFALEVGLSRLRAQDAYHEAFLRVSALAEDLRMMVALSVWGLHGVTIVHVRESIARIHANVRAGGGFGLTNTATGRLFAAYLPEAVTAPQVEREVQERASSELRFAFDREGFRKSLETIRAQGFEITIDMPIPGISAVTAPIFDYTGEMKLSVTVIGPTEAIDLRQSGPVVQATLNFTQSLSEDLGYRPA from the coding sequence GTGGACGCAGCGGGCGAGAAACAGGGCAAGGCGCAACGCGGCATCCGCTCGCTGGAAACGGCGGGCGCGATCTTGCGGGCGATGGCTGAGGCCACCGGCCCGTTGAAACTGCGCGATCTGGCCGAGTCGGTCGATGTCGCCCCCGCCCAGCTGCACCCCTATCTTGTCAGCCTGCGCGCCATGCGCATGGTCGAGCAGACCGACACCGGCCTTTACGGGCTGGGACCGTTCGCGCTCGAGGTCGGCCTCAGCCGGCTGCGCGCGCAGGACGCCTATCACGAAGCCTTTCTGCGGGTCAGCGCGCTGGCCGAGGATTTGCGCATGATGGTGGCGCTGTCGGTCTGGGGGTTGCATGGCGTGACCATCGTGCATGTCCGCGAAAGCATTGCGCGTATCCACGCCAACGTGCGGGCGGGCGGCGGGTTCGGCCTGACCAACACCGCGACGGGGCGGCTGTTCGCGGCGTATCTGCCCGAGGCCGTGACCGCCCCGCAGGTAGAGCGCGAGGTGCAAGAGCGCGCCAGTTCCGAACTGCGCTTCGCCTTTGATCGCGAAGGCTTTCGCAAGTCGCTGGAGACTATCCGGGCGCAGGGATTCGAGATTACCATCGACATGCCGATCCCCGGCATCAGCGCCGTCACCGCGCCGATCTTCGACTATACCGGCGAGATGAAACTGTCGGTCACGGTGATCGGCCCGACCGAAGCCATCGACCTGCGCCAGTCCGGCCCGGTGGTTCAGGCGACGCTTAACTTTACGCAAAGTCTCTCGGAAGATCTGGGCTATCGCCCGGCCTGA
- a CDS encoding SDR family NAD(P)-dependent oxidoreductase, translated as MAEGGQAIGLTLDVTDPGSCAAAAQAVADGLGNAAILVNNAGIIRRTLPDADTFAADWDAVIAVNATGTMQMIRAFLAQLRATKGRIVNLGSIMSVTAGPGLAAYAASKGAVLQLTKVLAHDLAPDGIRVNAIAPGVIETPMTEVTRADPDAIGRFMAHTPLRRPGRPEELVGPVLFLASDASSYMTGALLPVDGGYLAA; from the coding sequence ATCGCCGAAGGCGGGCAGGCCATCGGCCTGACGCTGGACGTCACCGACCCCGGCTCTTGCGCGGCGGCGGCGCAGGCGGTTGCAGACGGCCTTGGGAACGCGGCGATTCTGGTCAATAACGCGGGCATCATCCGCCGCACCTTGCCCGACGCCGACACCTTTGCGGCCGACTGGGACGCGGTGATCGCGGTCAATGCCACCGGCACGATGCAGATGATCCGCGCCTTTCTGGCCCAGTTGCGCGCCACCAAAGGGCGCATCGTCAACCTTGGCTCGATCATGTCGGTGACGGCGGGACCGGGGCTGGCGGCCTATGCCGCATCCAAGGGCGCGGTGCTGCAACTGACCAAGGTGCTGGCGCATGACCTTGCCCCGGATGGCATCCGCGTCAACGCGATTGCGCCCGGCGTGATCGAGACCCCGATGACCGAAGTGACCCGCGCCGATCCCGACGCGATTGGCCGCTTCATGGCCCATACCCCGCTGCGCCGTCCGGGCCGCCCCGAGGAGCTGGTCGGACCGGTTCTGTTCCTGGCCTCGGACGCGTCGAGCTACATGACGGGCGCGTTGCTGCCCGTCGATGGCGGCTATCTGGCCGCGTGA
- a CDS encoding DMT family transporter: MTETASARQGIALGLLAALSWGVYNVGAEIGQASGFRPVDLTLLRYGGAAVLMLPLLILARHRLPPFRQVAVLALLVGPVFALCFNQGFQYAPLSHAVVIGPGMSMLVANLLVRWRDGVRLSWNRRIGMGILICGLLNIAADAPPPRDAGGSVLLGDLFFVTSGSLWGCYVYVMGRWRLPPIETTAAIAALATVVFFPLYLLIWGFPRMAPGLWAEQVFYQGAVGGCLAFVIFAATVQRLGAGRAALFSALVPSTAVLLAIPLTGTWPNALQWTGVGVTTLGLIVSLDLRRSAAARLPEPGQGASRG; encoded by the coding sequence ATGACTGAGACCGCCAGCGCGCGCCAAGGCATCGCTCTGGGGCTGCTCGCGGCGCTCAGCTGGGGTGTCTATAACGTCGGTGCCGAGATCGGACAGGCCAGCGGGTTCCGGCCCGTTGACCTGACCCTTCTGCGCTATGGCGGGGCGGCGGTGCTGATGCTGCCGCTGCTCATTCTGGCCCGCCACCGCCTCCCGCCATTCCGGCAGGTGGCGGTGTTGGCGCTGCTGGTGGGGCCGGTGTTTGCGCTGTGTTTCAATCAGGGATTCCAGTACGCCCCGCTGTCGCATGCGGTGGTCATCGGGCCGGGCATGTCGATGCTGGTGGCCAATCTGCTGGTCCGCTGGCGCGATGGGGTGCGGCTCAGCTGGAACCGTCGCATCGGGATGGGCATCCTGATCTGCGGGCTCTTGAACATCGCCGCCGATGCCCCGCCGCCCCGCGATGCGGGCGGCTCGGTGCTGCTGGGCGATCTGTTCTTTGTCACCTCGGGCTCGCTCTGGGGGTGCTATGTCTATGTCATGGGCCGCTGGCGCTTGCCGCCGATTGAAACCACGGCGGCGATTGCCGCACTGGCGACGGTGGTGTTTTTCCCGCTCTATCTGCTGATCTGGGGCTTTCCCCGCATGGCGCCGGGCCTGTGGGCCGAGCAGGTCTTCTATCAAGGCGCGGTCGGTGGCTGTCTGGCCTTCGTCATCTTCGCCGCCACCGTGCAGCGCTTGGGGGCAGGGCGCGCGGCGCTGTTCTCAGCGCTGGTGCCCTCGACCGCTGTGCTGCTGGCGATCCCGCTGACCGGGACTTGGCCCAACGCGCTGCAATGGACGGGCGTCGGCGTCACCACGCTGGGGCTCATCGTGTCGCTGGATTTGCGCCGCTCTGCGGCTGCGCGATTGCCCGAGCCGGGCCAAGGCGCTAGCAGAGGATAA
- a CDS encoding FAD-dependent oxidoreductase has translation MKRQEVDVLVIGSGAGGLSTAVAAAHRRLDVLVVEKEPVFGGTTARSGGWMWIPGNGPELRAGIEDNAEKARIYLQHEAGDHFDAERVDAFLEAGPKAVTFFEENTSLQFDLGPFFADYHPDAPGGMDGGRSIVARPFDGRELGDEIKRLRPPLQEITFLGMMIGSGKELLHFFNVMRSPVSAFYVAKLFFKFLRDMAFHGRPMRLMNGNALAGRLAKSAFDKNIPIWTHAPVRALLRDDAGKVIGARVERRDGPVEIIARKGVVLAAGGFPQDMLRRKELMPHAPTGYEHVTPAPPGNTGDGLRLGESVGAVVDTSLPHAAAWVPISRPVKADGTLGTFPHFVDRSKPGVIAVTRSGRRFVNESNSYHDFCQAMVKRCAEEGPEGAEPAAWFITDHRAFRKYGLGYAKPAPVPYKALIKNGYLLRGQTLAELAAQIGADPAQLQQTVTEFNGPAARGEDPAFGKGTTSYNRSLGDPEHGPNPCLAPIKDGPFYAVRLYVGDLGTFAGLKTNGNAQVLDDQGKPMAGLYSVGNDAASIMGGNYPGGGITLGPAITFGYIAARHMSSAND, from the coding sequence ATGAAACGACAAGAGGTTGATGTTCTGGTAATCGGCTCGGGCGCAGGCGGTCTGTCGACGGCAGTCGCAGCGGCACACCGGCGGCTGGACGTGCTGGTGGTCGAGAAAGAGCCGGTCTTCGGCGGTACCACGGCGCGTTCGGGCGGCTGGATGTGGATCCCCGGCAACGGGCCCGAGTTGCGCGCCGGGATCGAGGACAACGCCGAAAAGGCGCGGATCTACCTGCAGCACGAGGCGGGCGACCATTTCGACGCCGAGCGCGTCGATGCGTTTCTGGAAGCTGGCCCCAAGGCGGTGACCTTCTTCGAGGAAAACACGTCGTTGCAGTTCGACCTTGGCCCGTTCTTTGCCGACTATCACCCCGATGCCCCCGGCGGCATGGACGGCGGGCGTTCCATCGTCGCGCGGCCGTTTGACGGGCGCGAGTTGGGCGACGAGATAAAGCGCCTGCGCCCACCGCTGCAAGAGATCACCTTTCTGGGCATGATGATCGGCTCGGGCAAAGAGCTGTTGCACTTTTTCAACGTGATGCGCTCGCCGGTCTCGGCGTTCTACGTCGCCAAACTGTTCTTCAAGTTCCTGCGCGATATGGCTTTTCATGGCCGCCCCATGCGCCTGATGAACGGCAACGCCCTGGCCGGGCGCTTGGCTAAATCTGCCTTTGACAAGAATATCCCGATCTGGACCCATGCCCCTGTCCGCGCCCTGTTGCGCGACGACGCGGGCAAGGTGATCGGCGCGCGGGTAGAGCGGCGCGATGGCCCGGTCGAGATCATCGCGCGCAAGGGCGTGGTGCTGGCGGCGGGCGGTTTCCCGCAAGACATGCTGCGCCGCAAGGAACTGATGCCGCACGCGCCGACGGGCTATGAGCACGTCACGCCCGCCCCGCCGGGCAACACCGGCGACGGGCTGCGTCTGGGCGAATCAGTGGGCGCGGTGGTCGATACCTCGTTGCCGCATGCCGCCGCCTGGGTGCCGATCTCGCGCCCGGTCAAGGCGGATGGCACGCTGGGCACGTTCCCGCATTTCGTCGACCGGTCGAAACCCGGTGTCATTGCCGTGACCCGCTCAGGCCGGCGGTTTGTGAACGAGTCGAACTCGTACCACGACTTCTGTCAGGCGATGGTCAAGCGCTGCGCCGAGGAAGGCCCCGAGGGGGCCGAGCCCGCCGCGTGGTTCATCACCGATCACCGCGCGTTCCGCAAATACGGGCTGGGCTATGCCAAACCCGCGCCGGTGCCGTACAAGGCGCTGATCAAGAACGGCTACCTGCTGCGTGGGCAAACGCTGGCCGAGCTGGCGGCGCAGATCGGTGCCGATCCGGCGCAGCTGCAGCAGACGGTCACCGAGTTCAACGGCCCCGCCGCACGCGGTGAAGACCCGGCCTTTGGCAAGGGCACGACCAGCTACAACCGCTCGCTGGGCGATCCCGAGCACGGCCCGAACCCGTGTCTTGCGCCGATCAAGGACGGCCCGTTCTACGCCGTACGTCTGTATGTCGGCGATCTGGGCACCTTTGCGGGGCTCAAGACCAACGGCAATGCGCAGGTTCTGGACGATCAGGGCAAGCCGATGGCCGGGCTCTATTCGGTCGGCAACGATGCGGCGTCGATCATGGGCGGGAACTATCCCGGTGGCGGCATCACGCTGGGACCGGCCATCACCTTTGGCTACATCGCCGCGCGGCATATGTCGTCGGCGAATGACTGA